A genomic segment from Tuwongella immobilis encodes:
- a CDS encoding glutamine synthetase III family protein, protein MSSTNDRQAILQTIAGEKHDLQRVNFKETNLKELFGINVFNDATQKAMLPKPIYKALQRTIKQGDVLDPTIADAVANAMKDWALSKGATHYTHLFYPMTGLTAEKHDSFLSPTSDGGAIAEFSGKELVRGEPDASSFPSGGIRATFEARGYTAWDPTSPAFIFDGPNGATLVIPTAFVSWTGEALDKKTPLLRSMEAVSKQAIRVLRLFGNHAAKKVFSTVGPEQEYFLVDKHFYFARPDLITSGRSLFGAPSPKGQELEDQYFGSIPERVLACMAELETELFKLGVPVKTRHNEVAPAQYEIAPIFEDSNLAHDHQMLTMEVIRRTAPKYGMVALFHEKPFKGINGSGKHNNWSLATDLGENLLEPGATPHDNAQFLVFCAATIRAVAKYPELLRVSVASAHNDHRLGANEAPPAIISIFLGDQLQDVMDQLEAGGAKSTKQGGFMEVGVSVLPKLPKDAGDRNRTSPFAFTGNKFEFRAVGSSQSIAGPNTVLNTIVAESLDYVATQLESMTKAGKPLNQAIQELLPTILKESKKVLFNGDGYSAEWHAEAERRGLPNLKTTVDALPVIVRQDSLELFSKYKVYSERELQSRYNILCETYVKNVSVEGKTVLMIGKTMILPAAIRYQSELASSIAATKAAGVEVPSQVELLKTLAGSIGALQSALAKLEHDLGHHADGDPIEHAKAARDGILASSTAVREIADSLETMVPGDLWPMPTYLDMLFIK, encoded by the coding sequence ATGAGTTCGACGAACGATCGTCAAGCGATCCTTCAGACGATCGCCGGTGAAAAGCACGACTTGCAGCGCGTCAACTTCAAAGAGACGAATCTCAAAGAACTGTTTGGCATCAATGTGTTTAACGATGCCACCCAGAAGGCGATGCTGCCCAAGCCGATCTACAAAGCGTTGCAACGCACGATCAAACAAGGGGATGTGCTGGATCCCACGATCGCGGATGCCGTTGCCAACGCGATGAAAGATTGGGCGTTGAGCAAGGGCGCCACCCACTACACGCACCTGTTTTATCCGATGACCGGCCTGACCGCCGAAAAGCACGACAGCTTCCTGTCGCCGACCAGCGACGGTGGTGCGATTGCTGAATTCTCCGGCAAGGAATTGGTCCGCGGGGAACCGGATGCGTCGTCGTTCCCCTCCGGCGGGATCCGCGCGACCTTCGAAGCTCGTGGCTACACCGCATGGGATCCGACCAGCCCGGCGTTCATCTTCGATGGCCCCAACGGCGCGACCCTGGTCATCCCGACCGCCTTCGTGAGCTGGACCGGCGAAGCCCTCGACAAGAAGACGCCGTTGCTGCGATCGATGGAAGCCGTGAGCAAGCAAGCGATTCGCGTGCTTCGCTTGTTCGGCAACCACGCCGCCAAGAAGGTCTTCTCCACCGTTGGCCCGGAACAAGAATACTTCCTGGTCGATAAGCACTTCTACTTCGCTCGCCCGGACTTGATCACCTCCGGCCGTTCGCTCTTCGGCGCACCGTCGCCCAAGGGACAAGAACTCGAAGATCAATACTTCGGTTCGATCCCGGAACGCGTGCTCGCATGCATGGCGGAACTGGAAACGGAACTGTTTAAGCTCGGCGTGCCCGTGAAGACCCGCCACAACGAAGTGGCCCCGGCGCAATACGAAATCGCCCCGATCTTCGAAGATTCGAACCTGGCTCACGACCATCAAATGCTGACGATGGAAGTGATTCGCCGGACCGCACCGAAGTACGGCATGGTGGCGTTGTTCCACGAAAAGCCGTTCAAGGGCATCAACGGCTCGGGCAAGCACAACAACTGGTCGTTGGCGACGGACCTGGGCGAAAACCTGCTGGAACCGGGTGCCACTCCGCACGACAACGCGCAATTCCTGGTCTTCTGCGCCGCCACCATTCGCGCGGTTGCCAAGTATCCGGAACTGCTGCGCGTCTCGGTGGCCAGCGCTCACAATGATCACCGTCTGGGTGCGAACGAAGCCCCGCCGGCGATCATCTCGATCTTCTTGGGCGATCAGCTCCAAGACGTCATGGATCAGCTTGAAGCGGGCGGCGCCAAGTCGACCAAGCAAGGCGGATTCATGGAAGTTGGTGTGAGCGTGCTGCCGAAGCTGCCGAAAGACGCCGGCGACCGCAACCGCACCAGCCCGTTCGCCTTCACCGGCAACAAGTTCGAATTCCGCGCGGTTGGTTCCTCGCAGTCGATCGCTGGCCCGAACACCGTGCTGAACACGATCGTTGCAGAATCGTTGGATTACGTCGCCACCCAACTGGAAAGCATGACCAAAGCGGGCAAGCCGCTCAATCAAGCCATCCAAGAACTGCTGCCGACCATCCTGAAGGAAAGCAAGAAGGTTCTGTTCAATGGCGACGGCTACTCGGCGGAATGGCATGCCGAAGCGGAACGCCGTGGTCTGCCCAACCTGAAGACGACCGTCGATGCGTTGCCGGTCATCGTTCGCCAAGATTCGCTGGAACTGTTCTCCAAGTACAAGGTTTACAGCGAACGCGAACTGCAAAGCCGCTACAACATCCTCTGCGAAACCTACGTCAAGAACGTCTCCGTTGAAGGGAAGACGGTTCTGATGATTGGTAAGACGATGATTCTGCCGGCCGCGATTCGGTATCAAAGCGAACTGGCCAGCTCGATCGCCGCGACCAAGGCCGCCGGCGTGGAAGTGCCCAGCCAAGTCGAATTGCTCAAGACGTTGGCTGGCTCGATCGGCGCGCTGCAATCCGCTCTGGCGAAGCTCGAACACGACCTCGGGCACCATGCCGATGGCGACCCAATCGAACATGCGAAGGCCGCTCGCGATGGCATTCTTGCGTCGTCGACCGCCGTCCGCGAAATCGCCGATAGCCTCGAAACCATGGTTCCGGGCGACCTCTGGCCGATGCCGACCTACCTCGACATGCTGTTCATCAAGTAA
- the glnA gene encoding type I glutamate--ammonia ligase — translation MTPTQILAFIREKEVKAVDFRFMDFPGLWQHFTIPADALTEDVFEEGWSFDSSSIRGWRRINESDMLVQPVSETAFLDPFARETTLVLICNILDPSEKRDYERDPRNVARKAVNYMRATGVADSISVAPELEFFVFDDIRFDQTPHSAYYYLESVEGTWNTGRDERPNLGYKLRYGEGYSPCPPSDALHDLRTEMMLLMEQCGIKINGHHHEVATAGQCEIDLLPDELVKMADNVLKYKYIVKNVARKHQKTATFMPKPIYGEAGSGMPIQFSLWKDGKNLFAGNHPYAGLSDLAMYAMGGLLRHAPALSAITNPTTNSYKRLIPNSEAPVNLAYSRRNRTAAIRIPVYSPNARAKRIEFRLPDGSCNPYLAFAAMVMAALDGIKNKISPGQPFDKDIYDLESEELARVPKTPMTLEEALVNLQKDHEFLLQGDVFTPDVIDTWIWYKREKEADALRLRPHPYEFALYFDI, via the coding sequence GTGACTCCGACACAAATTCTTGCGTTTATCCGCGAGAAGGAAGTTAAGGCGGTCGACTTCCGCTTCATGGACTTTCCCGGTTTGTGGCAACACTTTACGATTCCTGCGGATGCGTTAACCGAAGATGTGTTTGAAGAAGGTTGGAGCTTCGATAGCTCCAGCATTCGAGGGTGGCGTCGGATTAACGAATCTGACATGCTCGTCCAACCGGTCTCCGAAACCGCGTTCTTGGATCCGTTTGCGCGTGAGACTACATTGGTGCTCATCTGCAATATTTTGGATCCATCGGAAAAACGCGATTATGAGCGTGACCCGCGGAATGTCGCGCGCAAGGCCGTGAACTACATGCGTGCCACCGGGGTTGCCGACAGCATTTCGGTCGCTCCCGAGTTGGAATTCTTCGTTTTTGACGATATTCGATTCGATCAAACCCCCCATTCGGCCTATTACTATCTCGAAAGCGTTGAGGGGACTTGGAATACGGGGCGAGACGAACGTCCGAATTTGGGGTATAAACTCCGGTATGGTGAGGGGTATTCGCCTTGTCCGCCTTCGGATGCGTTGCACGATCTGCGAACCGAAATGATGCTGTTGATGGAGCAATGTGGCATCAAAATAAACGGCCATCATCATGAGGTGGCGACGGCCGGTCAGTGCGAAATCGATCTTTTGCCCGATGAATTGGTGAAAATGGCGGACAATGTGCTGAAGTATAAGTACATTGTCAAGAATGTTGCGCGGAAGCATCAGAAAACCGCAACCTTCATGCCGAAACCGATTTATGGTGAGGCGGGATCGGGGATGCCGATCCAATTTTCGCTGTGGAAAGATGGCAAGAATCTATTTGCGGGAAATCATCCGTACGCTGGATTGTCGGATCTTGCGATGTATGCCATGGGCGGGCTGCTGCGACATGCTCCCGCGTTGAGTGCGATCACGAATCCGACGACCAATTCGTACAAGCGGTTGATTCCGAATAGTGAAGCGCCGGTGAATCTGGCGTACAGTCGACGGAATCGGACGGCAGCGATTCGGATTCCGGTCTACTCGCCCAATGCGCGGGCAAAACGGATTGAATTCCGTCTTCCCGATGGCTCGTGCAATCCATATCTCGCCTTTGCCGCGATGGTGATGGCGGCATTGGATGGGATCAAGAATAAGATCAGCCCGGGCCAACCGTTCGATAAAGATATTTATGATCTGGAGTCTGAGGAATTGGCGAGGGTGCCCAAGACGCCGATGACCTTGGAAGAGGCCTTAGTGAATTTGCAAAAGGATCACGAATTCCTGTTGCAAGGGGATGTCTTTACCCCCGACGTGATTGATACGTGGATCTGGTACAAACGCGAAAAAGAAGCGGATGCGTTGCGGCTTCGGCCACATCCGTATGAGTTCGCTCTGTACTTTGATATCTGA
- a CDS encoding zinc ribbon domain-containing protein, producing MPILIACPFCQTKYRLRDEHAGKWVTCKTPECRKPFQVPISGNVTAPAPEVPAAGFAPSSASVGTADQIPVGTFRPRPTVSKPEPSVQPQPTASIKEAEEAALKALADEPPPEDTPTPESQPIQMTCSSCDHVWPVDRSMEGKNVLCPECKFRQKVPIQKDSKPKDWRTAGQDKPSLARRDQEKAPEGAWDVQKTVVSLDTMAKAGALPMEMDREPTPIYITLIKGFTALAAMVGMVIVVGMLSKNEQSFAANSDLNTAVEKIQSPEAEPTKHLAWVATIYATAGEHRARTATSDTECQAALESLRSASAQLVNLPNSPEKAYIMTEVIAATALLGGDKTEVFDELKLPWDSIQSELRREFEKLRGSELDVRLEAFRRLTPVLVQRKQPLLGTKFLAFVSASDAETVECLAAIGLELLRLEQRESAEEVLKQALALAAGDGKSKPVILSRGLQAFLMAFDGEGGKRLAVPAPSSADPSLETRLGFAHGMALQGRWEDAQKLAQRPGRPDARMRAALVVAEEAIRQNAPVAAPLLEFASGLAMKELRAQPQPALLLKLARLFARKQLEPRALELVDLLKDNADQLWMRYWIAWETLQADPTSNGDWAWLEKFGAEPSYPKLLLRLQIARRQAKNGVSDIGAVVNSWESPADQAFGLAGISLGIVDRLKP from the coding sequence ATGCCTATCCTCATCGCTTGCCCATTTTGCCAAACGAAATATCGCCTGCGGGATGAGCATGCAGGAAAATGGGTAACCTGCAAAACGCCGGAATGTCGGAAGCCGTTCCAAGTCCCAATCTCGGGAAATGTCACCGCTCCCGCTCCTGAAGTGCCGGCCGCAGGATTCGCACCATCATCCGCGAGTGTGGGCACAGCGGACCAGATCCCGGTGGGGACGTTTCGCCCACGACCGACCGTGAGCAAGCCGGAACCATCCGTCCAACCGCAACCGACTGCTTCGATCAAAGAAGCTGAAGAAGCTGCCTTGAAAGCGCTTGCGGATGAGCCGCCTCCAGAAGATACACCGACGCCTGAATCGCAACCGATTCAGATGACCTGTTCATCGTGCGATCATGTTTGGCCGGTCGATCGATCGATGGAAGGGAAGAACGTCCTTTGCCCAGAGTGCAAGTTTCGTCAGAAAGTTCCGATCCAGAAAGACTCGAAGCCAAAGGATTGGCGGACGGCGGGGCAGGATAAGCCTTCGTTGGCACGCCGCGACCAAGAAAAGGCTCCTGAAGGCGCTTGGGATGTTCAAAAGACGGTGGTGAGTCTGGATACCATGGCCAAAGCTGGTGCTTTGCCCATGGAGATGGATCGCGAGCCGACACCGATTTATATCACGCTGATTAAAGGGTTTACGGCGTTGGCGGCCATGGTTGGCATGGTCATTGTCGTCGGGATGCTCAGCAAGAATGAACAATCGTTTGCCGCAAATTCGGATTTGAATACCGCAGTTGAGAAGATTCAGTCTCCCGAGGCGGAACCGACGAAACACTTGGCCTGGGTGGCAACGATTTATGCAACCGCGGGAGAGCATCGCGCACGCACGGCGACCTCCGACACCGAATGCCAGGCGGCGCTTGAGTCGCTTCGTTCGGCATCGGCCCAATTGGTGAACCTGCCCAACAGTCCGGAAAAAGCGTACATCATGACGGAAGTGATTGCGGCAACAGCACTTCTGGGCGGCGATAAAACCGAAGTCTTTGATGAACTCAAATTGCCCTGGGATTCGATTCAGTCGGAATTGCGACGGGAATTCGAGAAACTGCGTGGCTCGGAATTGGATGTCCGATTGGAGGCATTCCGTCGCCTGACGCCGGTTCTCGTCCAACGGAAACAACCGCTATTGGGAACGAAGTTTCTGGCGTTCGTCTCGGCGTCGGATGCAGAAACGGTGGAATGCCTTGCCGCCATCGGGTTGGAATTGCTGCGGTTGGAACAGCGGGAATCGGCGGAAGAGGTCTTGAAACAAGCACTTGCGTTGGCGGCTGGCGATGGAAAGTCGAAGCCGGTGATTCTCTCGCGTGGATTGCAGGCATTCTTGATGGCATTTGACGGGGAAGGGGGCAAACGTCTCGCGGTTCCCGCACCTTCGTCCGCCGATCCGAGTTTGGAAACACGGCTGGGATTCGCCCACGGCATGGCCCTTCAAGGACGTTGGGAAGATGCTCAGAAATTGGCGCAGCGTCCCGGACGACCCGATGCACGGATGCGGGCTGCGTTGGTGGTCGCGGAAGAGGCGATCCGTCAGAATGCCCCAGTTGCAGCACCGTTGCTCGAATTTGCCTCCGGATTAGCCATGAAGGAACTGCGTGCCCAACCTCAACCGGCCCTCCTGTTGAAATTGGCGCGACTATTCGCCCGAAAGCAGCTCGAACCTCGGGCATTGGAACTGGTCGATCTGCTCAAGGATAATGCAGATCAGCTCTGGATGCGGTACTGGATTGCCTGGGAAACCTTGCAGGCAGATCCCACCTCGAACGGGGATTGGGCTTGGCTTGAGAAATTCGGTGCGGAACCGAGTTACCCGAAACTGCTGCTCCGCCTCCAAATCGCACGTCGGCAGGCGAAAAATGGCGTCTCGGATATTGGGGCTGTTGTGAATTCGTGGGAGTCGCCCGCAGATCAGGCATTCGGGTTAGCCGGGATTAGTTTGGGGATCGTCGATCGGCTGAAACCGTGA
- the rpsT gene encoding 30S ribosomal protein S20, translating into MPHTRSSKKALRKNIKRRDHNREIKKELKLQVKAFLAALKTGTAEQAQQEFNKVAKKLDKAGARRTLHPNTASRKKGRLAIRLAAKLNPPAAPAN; encoded by the coding sequence ATGCCGCATACTCGTTCGTCGAAAAAAGCACTGCGCAAGAATATCAAGCGCCGGGATCACAACCGAGAAATCAAGAAAGAACTCAAGCTGCAAGTCAAGGCGTTTCTGGCCGCTCTGAAGACCGGCACCGCCGAACAAGCGCAGCAAGAGTTCAACAAGGTGGCGAAGAAGCTCGATAAGGCGGGCGCTCGCCGAACGCTGCACCCGAATACGGCGTCTCGCAAGAAGGGGCGGCTGGCCATTCGCCTCGCCGCGAAACTGAATCCGCCGGCTGCTCCCGCAAACTAA
- the tsf gene encoding translation elongation factor Ts, producing MAEITATAVQTLRQRTSLPLMDCKRALVEAEGDMEKAVEILRIRNKGVVDKRIDNETSEGRVAVFIDPATKVAGIIELLCETAPVAKSDQFIALANEMAKSIALHNPQTVDELLAQASEVAGETINDRLTAVVGLIREKMKPGRFTRLVGGSFGSYIHHDGSLGVLVQVLQEGGDATTLKDVAMHVAAVVPTPVSARRDEVPEAIVAKEMEIARAKAAATGKPAQVAEKIAEGQMKTWFAENVLVEQPFIKDPSKTVGQILESAKLEIQKFVRVKVGASA from the coding sequence ATGGCCGAGATCACAGCTACTGCGGTTCAGACGTTGCGTCAGCGCACGAGCTTGCCCCTGATGGATTGCAAACGGGCGCTCGTCGAAGCCGAAGGCGACATGGAAAAAGCAGTTGAAATCCTGCGTATCCGCAACAAAGGCGTGGTCGATAAACGGATCGATAACGAGACGAGCGAAGGTCGCGTCGCCGTATTCATCGACCCGGCAACCAAAGTGGCCGGGATCATCGAATTGCTCTGCGAAACCGCGCCAGTTGCCAAGAGCGATCAGTTCATCGCCCTCGCCAACGAAATGGCGAAGTCCATCGCGCTGCACAATCCGCAGACCGTCGATGAGCTGTTGGCCCAAGCCTCGGAAGTGGCCGGCGAAACGATCAACGACCGTCTGACCGCCGTTGTCGGGCTGATTCGGGAAAAGATGAAGCCCGGTCGCTTCACCCGCCTGGTGGGTGGCTCGTTCGGCTCGTACATTCACCACGACGGCTCGCTGGGCGTTCTGGTGCAAGTGCTCCAAGAAGGTGGCGATGCAACGACGTTGAAAGACGTTGCCATGCACGTGGCCGCGGTGGTTCCGACCCCCGTTTCCGCTCGCCGCGATGAAGTTCCGGAAGCCATTGTTGCCAAGGAAATGGAAATCGCTCGCGCGAAAGCCGCCGCAACGGGCAAGCCTGCTCAAGTGGCTGAGAAGATCGCCGAAGGTCAAATGAAGACGTGGTTCGCTGAAAACGTGCTGGTCGAACAGCCGTTTATCAAAGATCCGTCGAAGACGGTTGGCCAAATTCTGGAATCGGCCAAGTTGGAAATTCAAAAGTTTGTGCGCGTCAAGGTGGGTGCCTCGGCGTAA
- the rpsB gene encoding 30S ribosomal protein S2, whose product MSIVQVKELLEAGVHYGHRASRWNPKMRPYIYGKRNMIHIIDLRETVRGLLRGYRYLSQITSKNSLVLFVGTKRQAKEIVERESTRCGMPYVSERWLGGTLTNYRTIRNRLKRLQELESLWLPAGTNSSQMDMVAYINSMMTEAGKLDSSRAPETSQIRTYSKKMISTLNRELTKIRRNLQGIREMNKLPDAIVVVDPKREDIAVKEAQRMGIPTVALIDTDSDPDPVDLPIPGNDDSIRSIEVILAKLADAILEGRAALPADAVQPRRAPRVVEPQQPAAPQEPTAPEAESPVSE is encoded by the coding sequence GTGTCCATCGTGCAAGTGAAAGAATTGTTGGAAGCGGGTGTCCATTACGGGCACCGCGCTAGCCGTTGGAATCCAAAGATGCGCCCGTATATTTACGGTAAGCGCAACATGATTCATATCATTGACTTGCGCGAAACGGTCCGCGGTCTGTTGCGTGGCTATCGCTACCTGTCGCAAATCACCTCCAAGAACAGCCTGGTGCTGTTCGTGGGCACCAAACGGCAAGCCAAAGAAATCGTCGAACGGGAATCGACCCGTTGCGGAATGCCCTATGTCAGCGAACGCTGGCTGGGTGGCACGCTGACGAACTATCGCACCATCCGCAATCGCCTGAAGCGGTTGCAAGAACTGGAATCGCTCTGGCTGCCCGCCGGAACGAACTCTAGCCAAATGGATATGGTGGCCTATATCAACAGCATGATGACCGAAGCGGGCAAGCTCGACTCGTCGCGTGCTCCGGAAACGTCGCAAATCCGCACGTATTCCAAGAAGATGATTTCGACGCTGAATCGGGAATTGACCAAGATTCGCCGAAACCTTCAAGGGATCCGTGAGATGAATAAGCTCCCGGACGCCATTGTTGTGGTCGATCCGAAGCGCGAAGACATTGCGGTGAAAGAAGCCCAACGCATGGGCATCCCCACCGTGGCACTGATCGATACCGATAGCGATCCCGATCCCGTCGATCTGCCGATTCCGGGGAACGACGATAGCATTCGCTCGATCGAAGTCATCCTGGCGAAGTTGGCAGACGCGATTCTGGAAGGCCGCGCCGCATTGCCTGCGGATGCCGTTCAGCCGCGCCGAGCACCGCGAGTCGTGGAGCCGCAACAACCTGCCGCCCCGCAAGAACCGACTGCTCCGGAAGCCGAATCGCCTGTCAGCGAATAA
- a CDS encoding coiled-coil domain-containing protein: MTLRTQSAPNDAEQLRSANAATATSPQATDRESARMMPSEGAADFCTAESLREFMSASLHAPLVPRPLPPAPDAEWLTHLQSQSLTSEQIEAIWWGWTTPDCFWIEGESGTGKTALIRHWLDLAQANQKRLLIVMSNAASIDAWLQSIPPPTLGSIVRCLGRIEKPNSLSAPSARHLHESQFLRWLQPERDASANELARIHATIQQLEPLAPQWQALEQLAEPLAECQARLAQVRQHRDSIESQVQSEFVQWQSTAAVESEWLAPMQERSQRHLAESEERQQQHAKLQQHRQAICEQIELQRLQEVQVASQEQARKEFRITSGSFWKGLLQGSQEPQLQSHRNQLEQLGQQLHELDEAIAQLLAAEVKATENWHAEQSRLRVAEIERRQQLAQTEIDALQQSQVTLVQKREIFRRPILDAFPDFPEDPTPEQRSQYHALWESSLRDALQMRESLQARCEFWQQESDRRDEFRARLTAVVSLPGVIGWESAVGNSETSRPFDLAIFDDCQAMPENELFAASRLAKRWICLSRIPSAHGERRWDRDLERLSQRLRPLGWRCEAGRWIARLVSLTETQRRRLECEPLADCPECELRIDVSQPDSPQLAEIAFPPGGTLADAKRRLAEELQLRWLHPALGWRCTTDSASTVPIGRSAPPHATPETDDSIEWPDGARERFHPQTGQTFQLESESTALSDTHESTKPQTSRECGEWRIEVPRFVKFATLVRQLPGLRDWVHELVEGGELGSPPELPNRQHKGIVRFKPVPATADSHPKRAARHDDAPFRDPLQCGSGLDTDLSDPRQRAKLPARIAEALPPFGFVNLTEAHTIREWCQALAESAPLQRVVVSALYQAQVQLIRELWLREPDGVSPQVQILAPQDAIHCECDRLMVSLTRSHPARAVVYGEKLEWLAELCRRPRVELCLTGDVGGLIRRARWEHPIDPLNSEQSKIERQRLSVLAKYLQGHGRLSEQFQLEMVGYSRHRSAELPRT, from the coding sequence GTGACCCTGCGTACCCAATCGGCACCCAACGATGCAGAGCAACTTCGATCGGCGAACGCCGCCACCGCAACATCCCCCCAAGCGACTGACCGGGAATCGGCTCGAATGATGCCATCCGAAGGTGCTGCTGATTTCTGCACGGCGGAATCACTCCGCGAGTTCATGTCGGCAAGCCTGCATGCGCCGCTTGTCCCCAGACCACTCCCGCCCGCGCCCGATGCCGAATGGCTCACCCACCTGCAATCCCAATCGCTGACGTCCGAACAAATCGAGGCGATCTGGTGGGGGTGGACCACCCCCGATTGCTTCTGGATTGAAGGCGAAAGTGGTACTGGCAAAACCGCGCTCATCCGTCATTGGCTCGACTTGGCGCAAGCCAATCAGAAACGACTGCTGATTGTCATGTCCAACGCGGCCAGCATTGATGCCTGGTTGCAGTCGATTCCGCCTCCGACGCTCGGTTCCATCGTTCGTTGTCTGGGACGAATCGAAAAGCCAAACAGCCTCTCCGCACCATCGGCCCGCCATTTGCACGAATCCCAATTCCTCCGATGGCTTCAACCCGAACGCGATGCCAGCGCGAACGAACTCGCTCGGATCCACGCTACGATTCAACAACTCGAACCACTCGCCCCACAGTGGCAAGCCTTGGAGCAACTCGCCGAACCACTCGCGGAATGCCAGGCTCGACTTGCCCAAGTTCGACAACACCGGGACAGCATCGAATCGCAGGTGCAATCGGAATTTGTGCAGTGGCAATCCACCGCGGCTGTCGAATCGGAATGGTTGGCCCCGATGCAGGAGCGGTCCCAACGCCACCTCGCCGAATCTGAGGAGCGACAGCAGCAGCACGCCAAACTCCAGCAACATCGGCAAGCCATCTGCGAGCAAATCGAATTGCAGCGGTTGCAAGAGGTGCAAGTCGCCAGCCAGGAACAAGCCCGCAAAGAATTTCGCATCACCAGCGGGTCATTCTGGAAGGGATTGTTACAAGGCAGCCAAGAGCCACAACTGCAATCGCATCGCAATCAATTGGAACAGCTCGGACAACAATTGCACGAATTGGATGAGGCAATTGCCCAACTCCTTGCCGCCGAAGTGAAAGCCACCGAGAACTGGCACGCCGAACAATCCCGACTCCGGGTCGCCGAAATCGAGCGACGCCAACAACTTGCCCAAACTGAAATCGACGCATTGCAGCAATCGCAAGTCACCCTCGTGCAGAAGCGAGAAATCTTCCGTCGGCCCATCCTCGATGCATTCCCCGATTTTCCCGAAGATCCCACTCCGGAACAACGATCCCAGTATCATGCCCTCTGGGAGAGCAGCCTGCGGGATGCGCTTCAGATGCGCGAATCGTTACAAGCACGCTGCGAATTTTGGCAGCAGGAATCGGACCGCCGCGACGAATTTCGCGCACGATTAACCGCAGTCGTCTCCTTGCCCGGTGTGATCGGATGGGAATCGGCGGTGGGCAACTCCGAGACATCCCGACCGTTTGATCTGGCCATCTTCGACGATTGCCAGGCGATGCCAGAAAACGAATTGTTCGCCGCCTCCCGATTGGCCAAACGCTGGATCTGTCTGTCCCGAATCCCATCGGCTCACGGCGAACGGCGTTGGGACCGCGATTTGGAACGGCTCAGCCAGCGATTGCGACCATTGGGCTGGAGATGCGAAGCGGGCCGCTGGATTGCACGGCTGGTGTCATTAACCGAAACCCAGCGACGACGCCTGGAATGCGAACCCTTGGCCGATTGTCCCGAATGCGAACTGCGTATCGACGTTTCTCAACCCGATTCGCCGCAGTTGGCCGAAATCGCGTTTCCACCGGGCGGAACACTCGCCGATGCCAAACGACGCCTCGCCGAGGAGTTGCAACTCCGCTGGTTGCATCCCGCCTTGGGATGGCGATGCACGACCGATTCCGCCTCGACCGTCCCCATCGGCAGATCCGCGCCGCCCCACGCCACACCGGAAACGGATGACAGCATCGAATGGCCAGATGGCGCGCGCGAACGATTCCATCCCCAGACAGGCCAGACCTTCCAACTGGAATCCGAATCGACCGCGCTCAGCGACACCCATGAGTCCACCAAGCCGCAGACCAGTCGGGAGTGCGGGGAATGGCGAATCGAAGTCCCTCGGTTTGTGAAGTTTGCAACATTGGTGCGACAGTTGCCAGGATTGCGCGACTGGGTTCATGAATTGGTGGAAGGTGGCGAACTGGGGTCGCCGCCGGAGCTGCCGAATCGCCAACACAAGGGAATCGTGCGGTTCAAGCCGGTGCCTGCAACGGCGGATTCGCACCCCAAACGCGCGGCACGGCACGATGATGCGCCGTTCCGTGATCCGTTGCAATGCGGTTCGGGCTTAGACACCGATTTGAGCGATCCACGTCAGCGGGCAAAACTCCCCGCTCGAATTGCCGAAGCACTGCCACCATTCGGGTTTGTGAATCTGACCGAAGCGCATACGATCCGGGAGTGGTGCCAGGCTTTGGCCGAAAGCGCGCCGTTGCAACGGGTGGTTGTCTCGGCGTTATATCAGGCCCAAGTGCAACTGATCCGCGAATTGTGGCTGCGCGAACCAGACGGCGTTTCACCCCAGGTGCAGATTCTGGCCCCACAGGACGCCATTCATTGCGAATGTGACCGCCTGATGGTCAGCCTGACCCGATCCCACCCTGCGCGGGCGGTGGTGTATGGCGAAAAACTGGAATGGTTGGCCGAATTGTGTCGGCGACCGCGTGTGGAACTTTGTTTGACCGGCGATGTGGGTGGATTGATCCGTCGCGCTCGCTGGGAGCATCCGATCGATCCGCTGAATTCCGAGCAGTCCAAAATCGAACGCCAGCGGTTGTCGGTACTCGCCAAATATCTCCAAGGCCATGGGCGACTATCCGAGCAGTTTCAGCTCGAAATGGTCGGATATTCTCGACATCGTTCGGCAGAATTGCCCCGGACTTGA